Proteins from a single region of Runella sp. SP2:
- a CDS encoding HAMP domain-containing sensor histidine kinase encodes MKFVVFLSFCLFSTGLVYTQNIAFNSFRDYLVPASRLDSLRKVEQSMTQNSQSSQYLHLLIAIELGKSWRRDSITAQQYNKIVQLATKHKSTLGLAMANYIMGIYHSSWQEDVAYAYITKAQRQFAQQKDTSGVIQCLSWSLRRFIQDETNYGPLSQEDLLKMNRENYAKLMALSEKSKHAIDRFTYYRIILNSPPSFSHEISEKQRMEAFKGANQILDKNPHLEFLRKAIYTAMQQGYFSLKKIDKYLEYALKTLNYPGSKATSQDYRNVAEAYIKLKKYDSVIVYLEESIRLLKIDNPKNIRLLRWMNRRLKNAYFEMGSWQAGIKAYDEYDKYNNLIRDNDRRLAVYEIKEKYSFTEKEAELKRISLEKQVAESRNQLLQAQNEAQKREAAMKNLSLENQAAESKAKLLQSQVEIQRKERVLQLAESQKELLFGGLLVALGLIGTTLIFSIKLRKTNKKLLELQQGRDKFYTIIAHDLRTPINSLNDMGGLLPNLIQEGKKQELDRVIQQIEYMREKTQLLLNNLFEWGKSQYFTPDVTEARQQVDVVPLVEELYQTYLPIAQSQKIDLLAELPASFVTEIAPKGLLMTVRNLLDNAIKNTAEGGMISVRVSPAAVGNTSNGLTITVADTGRGIAPDQLHYLQQVFSGKVKPEVGIHGLGLGMILIYNFVQKNKISLSVESELGKGTSFELASGLL; translated from the coding sequence ATGAAATTCGTTGTTTTTCTATCCTTTTGTTTGTTTTCAACGGGGCTTGTATATACCCAAAATATCGCCTTTAACTCGTTTCGTGATTATCTTGTGCCTGCTTCTCGTTTGGATAGTTTGAGAAAGGTAGAACAAAGCATGACACAAAACTCACAATCAAGTCAATACCTTCATTTATTGATTGCCATTGAGTTGGGCAAGTCGTGGAGAAGAGATTCGATTACTGCGCAACAGTACAATAAAATAGTGCAATTGGCCACCAAGCATAAATCAACCTTGGGGCTTGCCATGGCCAATTATATCATGGGTATTTATCATTCATCATGGCAAGAAGATGTTGCTTATGCGTACATTACAAAAGCACAGCGCCAGTTTGCCCAACAGAAAGATACGTCAGGCGTCATTCAATGTCTTAGCTGGTCATTGAGACGTTTTATACAAGATGAGACAAACTACGGCCCATTGAGTCAGGAGGATTTGTTGAAAATGAATCGGGAGAACTATGCTAAGTTGATGGCTCTTTCCGAAAAATCCAAGCACGCCATTGATAGGTTTACCTACTATCGAATTATTCTGAACAGTCCCCCTTCTTTTTCCCATGAAATAAGCGAAAAACAACGAATGGAAGCCTTCAAAGGTGCTAATCAAATATTGGACAAAAACCCACATTTAGAATTTCTAAGAAAAGCGATTTATACGGCTATGCAACAAGGCTACTTTTCTTTGAAAAAAATAGACAAATACTTGGAATATGCCTTAAAAACGCTGAACTATCCTGGCAGTAAAGCCACTAGTCAGGACTATAGAAATGTGGCAGAGGCTTATATAAAATTAAAAAAGTACGACAGTGTCATTGTATATCTGGAGGAATCAATTAGGCTGCTGAAGATAGATAACCCAAAGAATATAAGGTTATTACGGTGGATGAATAGGCGCTTAAAAAACGCTTACTTTGAGATGGGCAGCTGGCAAGCGGGTATAAAGGCTTATGACGAATATGATAAGTACAATAACCTGATTCGTGACAATGACCGTAGATTGGCTGTGTATGAAATCAAGGAGAAATATTCATTTACGGAAAAAGAAGCCGAGCTCAAACGAATTTCTTTGGAAAAGCAGGTAGCGGAAAGCCGCAATCAGCTCCTCCAAGCGCAAAATGAAGCCCAAAAACGGGAGGCCGCCATGAAAAACTTGTCTTTAGAAAATCAGGCAGCGGAAAGTAAGGCCAAACTCCTCCAAAGTCAGGTAGAAATTCAAAGAAAAGAACGAGTTCTCCAACTGGCTGAATCTCAAAAAGAATTGTTGTTTGGTGGTTTGTTGGTCGCCTTGGGGTTGATTGGCACGACGCTGATTTTTTCAATAAAACTTCGTAAAACCAATAAGAAACTGTTGGAACTGCAACAAGGTCGCGATAAATTCTATACCATTATAGCACATGATTTACGTACGCCCATCAACAGTCTCAATGACATGGGAGGGTTGCTGCCAAACCTAATTCAAGAAGGGAAAAAACAAGAGTTGGATAGGGTAATCCAACAAATTGAATACATGCGCGAAAAGACGCAACTACTGCTTAACAACCTGTTTGAGTGGGGCAAAAGCCAGTATTTTACGCCAGATGTGACGGAAGCTCGGCAACAGGTGGACGTGGTGCCTTTGGTTGAGGAACTGTACCAAACTTATCTACCGATTGCGCAATCCCAAAAGATTGATTTGTTGGCGGAGTTACCAGCAAGTTTTGTGACGGAAATCGCGCCGAAAGGGTTGTTGATGACGGTGCGTAACTTACTAGACAACGCCATTAAAAATACAGCAGAAGGGGGGATGATTTCGGTTCGAGTTAGTCCCGCTGCCGTTGGTAATACCTCCAATGGTTTGACAATTACGGTTGCAGACACGGGAAGAGGCATTGCCCCTGACCAACTACATTATCTACAGCAAGTGTTTTCGGGGAAAGTAAAGCCCGAAGTAGGGATTCATGGGCTGGGGCTAGGCATGATATTGATTTATAATTTTGTGCAGAAAAATAAAATATCCTTATCCGTCGAAAGTGAACTCGGTAAAGGTACTTCTTTTGAACTTGCCAGCGGTTTGTTATGA
- a CDS encoding SprB repeat-containing protein, giving the protein MLTGILRSYAQTETFPSGSYIINMGITPQTQSNALRPYGLIYDLLKNDKIPVKWIISQTKGIDGIDFSHQGVDFRGGTFIIPAAFRNASVNGKISSYGVSGINTTSPVTVNVTYTLRSAPRWTLDDQNGKIAEGFFSQAGIPSSAYNFKDPQSLAGCDDIFVMPHADPKWSTHSNLYNWNRTQFGAIWAGCKAVSELENMNNGSLQTNFLATNVGGVGNALVFSGSHSDGSPPYTRLNPSSPAAQYMGSTDAAHPGGAEQIYLPKAGGGWRATTQVIAFDPSQSNVPGLSPGPAAVIVFGRGFGLNTSGYVMYEAGHDIKKAGGTASIAAIRAFFNFSLLSSVDKVPFISVANVPTTMSIGVGYAVSVTANSPVSSPLTYQWTSSCGGTFANASAASTTFTPPNVGSVTSCMITVTVSDACGRQTSTATPITIQPCTQSVTSSVTPLCPGATNTGVINVNVTGGTAPYTYSWTRSGGGTGSGNGTTISGLAAGTYTVTITSSTGCANTFTATVGTYPAIVITPTVTPVACNGGATGSISLAVSGGTPGYTYNWGSGITTQNRSGLTAGNYSVTVTDAQGCTANANSISVTQPAVISATPTVTPVPCFGQSTGGITLAVAGGTGPYTYQWNDGASTKDRTNIPAGTYSVTITDSRSCIGTVTNISVTQPSAALTASLSKTEPTCGATNGSVTATVSGGTGPYTYDWNGTPTGDGTATITGLASGNYQVTVTDANNCTFIATITLTNVATMVLTTNVTNPTCPPGSNAPLGENGVIDLVVNGGTAPFTYNWTTPNGTGLIPTAQDQSGLTAGTYNVTVTDAVGCTASTSVTLTAINPSPVKPVTINNN; this is encoded by the coding sequence ATGCTGACTGGAATATTGAGGTCTTATGCACAGACCGAAACCTTTCCTTCGGGCTCGTACATCATCAACATGGGGATTACTCCTCAAACCCAATCCAATGCCCTGAGGCCCTACGGGTTGATATACGATTTGTTGAAAAACGACAAAATTCCTGTCAAATGGATCATCAGCCAAACCAAAGGCATTGATGGCATAGACTTTAGTCACCAAGGGGTAGATTTTCGAGGCGGGACATTCATCATCCCAGCCGCTTTTCGAAACGCATCAGTAAATGGTAAAATCAGCAGCTATGGCGTTTCGGGGATAAACACGACGAGTCCTGTGACGGTAAACGTAACTTATACGCTTAGATCAGCACCCCGCTGGACGTTGGACGACCAGAATGGAAAAATTGCCGAAGGCTTCTTTAGTCAAGCGGGCATTCCATCCTCAGCTTACAATTTTAAAGACCCCCAATCATTGGCAGGTTGCGACGATATTTTTGTGATGCCTCACGCCGACCCTAAATGGAGTACCCACAGCAACCTCTACAACTGGAACCGTACGCAGTTTGGGGCGATTTGGGCGGGTTGCAAAGCTGTATCGGAATTGGAAAACATGAACAATGGTAGTTTGCAAACCAACTTCCTGGCTACCAACGTAGGTGGTGTTGGCAATGCCTTGGTGTTTTCTGGCTCACACAGCGATGGAAGTCCCCCTTACACGCGTCTTAACCCGAGCAGTCCTGCTGCGCAATACATGGGTTCAACCGACGCTGCCCACCCTGGAGGTGCCGAACAAATCTATCTGCCCAAGGCGGGTGGGGGTTGGCGCGCTACCACCCAAGTGATTGCTTTCGACCCTTCGCAATCCAATGTACCGGGTCTATCGCCTGGGCCAGCAGCTGTGATTGTCTTTGGACGTGGTTTTGGCCTGAATACTTCTGGATACGTGATGTACGAAGCGGGCCATGACATCAAGAAAGCAGGTGGTACGGCCAGCATCGCTGCCATTCGTGCCTTTTTTAATTTCAGCCTTTTGTCTTCTGTCGATAAAGTACCTTTTATCAGTGTGGCAAATGTGCCTACGACCATGTCAATAGGGGTTGGCTATGCCGTCAGCGTCACGGCTAACTCTCCAGTATCTTCCCCGCTTACTTACCAATGGACGAGTAGCTGCGGAGGTACTTTTGCCAATGCCTCTGCTGCCAGTACTACATTTACCCCTCCCAATGTGGGTAGTGTTACTTCCTGTATGATTACCGTCACAGTATCCGATGCTTGCGGCCGACAAACTTCCACTGCCACGCCTATTACCATTCAGCCCTGTACCCAATCGGTTACTTCGTCGGTAACACCGTTGTGTCCTGGTGCGACCAATACAGGAGTTATCAATGTGAATGTTACGGGTGGCACTGCACCATATACTTATTCGTGGACTCGCTCGGGTGGTGGCACTGGGTCGGGTAACGGCACTACCATCTCTGGTCTTGCAGCTGGTACTTATACCGTTACGATTACCTCTTCTACGGGATGTGCCAATACTTTTACCGCTACGGTGGGTACGTATCCTGCCATTGTCATTACACCGACAGTCACTCCAGTGGCTTGTAATGGGGGTGCTACGGGTTCTATCAGTTTGGCGGTTTCGGGTGGTACGCCAGGCTACACTTACAATTGGGGCAGCGGCATCACAACCCAAAACCGCAGCGGTCTAACGGCTGGTAACTACAGCGTGACTGTCACCGACGCGCAAGGGTGTACCGCTAACGCAAATAGCATCAGCGTAACCCAACCCGCAGTAATCAGTGCAACACCAACCGTGACACCTGTACCTTGTTTTGGTCAATCTACGGGAGGTATTACACTTGCAGTGGCTGGTGGAACTGGCCCTTATACCTACCAGTGGAACGACGGGGCCTCTACCAAAGACCGCACCAATATTCCCGCAGGTACATACAGTGTAACCATCACTGACTCAAGAAGCTGTATCGGTACAGTAACCAATATTTCTGTTACGCAACCTTCAGCCGCCCTAACGGCTTCTTTGTCGAAAACAGAGCCAACCTGCGGAGCTACCAACGGAAGCGTGACGGCGACGGTATCGGGTGGCACGGGTCCTTATACTTACGACTGGAACGGTACGCCAACGGGCGACGGAACGGCTACCATTACTGGTTTGGCTTCAGGGAATTATCAGGTCACTGTAACCGATGCCAATAACTGTACTTTTATTGCTACCATCACTTTAACAAACGTCGCCACAATGGTATTGACTACCAATGTGACAAACCCGACTTGCCCGCCTGGCTCCAATGCACCTTTGGGCGAAAATGGAGTAATTGATTTGGTAGTAAACGGTGGCACCGCGCCATTTACCTACAATTGGACAACCCCCAATGGAACAGGTCTTATCCCAACAGCTCAGGATCAATCGGGCCTAACTGCTGGAACTTATAACGTAACCGTGACGGATGCCGTTGGCTGTACAGCCAGTACTTCAGTGACACTTACTGCCATAAACCCTTCACCTGTCAAGCCAGTGACAATAAACAATAATTGA
- a CDS encoding spermidine synthase gives MERKLNIKSSTSVQVDVLPQSQRKLLLIISFVEGAAVMIIELLGAKIVAPFYGTSMYVWASVLGITLIALSGGYFVGGRVSNKYKDKSPLFAILALGAILAIIAPRIAPTIMMATADLGVRIGSLISVSIYLLPPIFCMGMVSPIIIQLINQSQENAGQTAGTIYAISTVGGILATFLAGFVLIPELGIQTTATFTGLVLMGFSAIGMFSRKQKMQAVLTFGLFVFLVPFVYSQPTADPAITVQYQSSGILGEWTVVDHKGFAKDGRPVNTRQLLLNGIDQTFTSVGIEPFSMWRYPHKVTALAGIKPAKSKALLLGMGGGSIAHNLIRLGFELDIVELDERIPFIAEKWFGYDPTSANLVIDDARHYIRNTTKKYDVVILDIVNGEVQPSHMFTIEGLKELKAALNKDALVIVNFQGQLDTDDLELSRAPRSVIKTFESIGYKMFAVKNEKKSISADLLIYGTPGSLNIKEALSQNLRYNDILPNDHFSAADYIPITGYELGEVEVMTDDKPNLELLNTPTVLNWRKNKIEYTVNGLIKKGVPIY, from the coding sequence ATGGAAAGAAAACTAAATATCAAATCTAGTACTTCTGTTCAAGTTGATGTGCTACCTCAAAGTCAAAGAAAACTATTACTAATAATTTCCTTTGTGGAAGGGGCTGCAGTTATGATTATAGAGCTACTGGGTGCAAAGATAGTTGCCCCGTTCTATGGGACATCGATGTATGTTTGGGCTTCTGTATTGGGAATAACACTCATTGCTCTTTCTGGTGGATATTTTGTTGGTGGTAGGGTTTCTAATAAATACAAAGACAAAAGTCCACTGTTTGCAATACTGGCTTTAGGAGCAATATTAGCAATCATTGCCCCAAGAATTGCACCAACTATCATGATGGCTACGGCCGATCTTGGGGTGCGTATTGGCTCATTAATTTCGGTTTCAATTTACCTATTGCCTCCCATTTTTTGCATGGGGATGGTGTCTCCTATCATCATCCAGCTCATTAATCAATCGCAGGAAAATGCAGGGCAAACGGCTGGTACTATCTATGCCATTTCTACCGTCGGGGGCATACTCGCTACGTTTCTTGCGGGTTTTGTACTCATCCCCGAACTCGGTATTCAAACAACTGCCACTTTTACTGGTCTTGTGTTAATGGGTTTTTCGGCAATCGGTATGTTCAGCCGAAAACAAAAAATGCAAGCTGTTCTCACCTTTGGCCTTTTTGTTTTTCTCGTTCCGTTTGTCTATAGCCAACCTACTGCTGATCCAGCGATTACAGTACAGTACCAGTCCAGCGGTATCTTGGGTGAGTGGACGGTGGTAGATCACAAAGGTTTTGCCAAAGACGGTCGGCCAGTGAACACAAGGCAGCTGTTACTCAATGGGATAGACCAGACTTTTACCAGTGTAGGGATTGAGCCGTTTTCGATGTGGAGGTATCCCCATAAAGTGACGGCTTTGGCGGGGATAAAGCCAGCCAAGAGCAAGGCCCTGCTATTGGGAATGGGGGGCGGAAGTATTGCCCATAATTTGATTCGACTCGGATTTGAACTTGATATTGTGGAGTTGGACGAACGGATTCCGTTTATCGCTGAAAAATGGTTTGGATATGATCCTACCTCTGCCAATCTGGTCATCGACGACGCACGTCATTACATTCGAAATACCACAAAAAAATACGATGTAGTCATATTGGATATTGTCAATGGAGAGGTACAGCCCTCCCACATGTTTACCATAGAAGGGCTAAAGGAGTTAAAAGCTGCATTGAATAAAGACGCATTGGTGATTGTGAATTTTCAGGGCCAACTGGATACAGATGATTTAGAACTTTCACGCGCGCCACGTTCGGTCATCAAAACTTTTGAATCTATCGGATACAAAATGTTTGCGGTTAAGAATGAAAAAAAATCAATATCTGCTGATTTACTAATCTATGGTACTCCAGGTTCATTGAATATCAAAGAGGCGCTTAGCCAAAACTTAAGATATAACGATATTCTACCTAATGACCACTTTTCGGCGGCAGATTATATCCCAATAACAGGGTATGAATTAGGGGAAGTAGAGGTGATGACTGATGACAAACCAAACTTAGAATTATTGAATACTCCGACTGTTTTGAATTGGAGGAAAAATAAAATTGAATATACGGTAAATGGACTTATCAAAAAGGGGGTGCCCATTTACTAA